Proteins co-encoded in one Maylandia zebra isolate NMK-2024a linkage group LG16, Mzebra_GT3a, whole genome shotgun sequence genomic window:
- the LOC101466907 gene encoding claudin-14: protein MASMALQLLGFFLGLLGFTGTIVATLLPHWRSRAHVDGNIITATGYMKGLWMECVWRSTGIYQCELYRSLLALPPDLQAARALMVISCLTSVLASLVSVTGMKCTRFARGSLIKSPLVLSGGICFLCAGLLCLVTVSWTTNEVIENFYNPLIHSGMKYEIGLAVYLGYASACLSLAGGMVLCWSSSGDRSRQSPPHMQRGQSSHLPPVFNNLHPPAPPYRPPEALKGNHAPSLCSASSSGYRLNNYV from the exons ATGGCCAGCATGGCGCTTCAGCTCCTTGGCTTCTTCTTAGGATTGCTGGGGTTTACAGGAACTATAGTTGCAACCCTGCTCCCTCACTGGCGCAGCAGAGCTCATGTGGATGGTAATATTATCACAGCCACCGGGTACATGAAGGGCCTGTGGATGGAGTGTGTCTGGCGCAGCACTGGTATTTACCAGTGCGAGCTGTACAGGTCTCTGCTGGCGTTGCCACCCGACCTGCAG GCTGCCCGGGCGCTCATGGTAATCTCCTGTCTCACCTCAGTCCTGGCATCTCTGGTCTCTGTAACTGGGATGAAATGTACCCGCTTTGCCCGGGGTTCGTTGATTAAATCTCCCCTGGTCCTGAGCGGTgggatttgttttctttgtgctgGGCTTCTTTGCCTGGTCACCGTGTCCTGGACCACCAACGAGGTCATCGAGAATTTCTACAACCCATTAATTCACAGTGGAATGAAGTATGAGATCGGACTGGCTGTGTATCTCGGATACGCCTCGGCCTGTCTCAGTCTGGCCGGGGGAATGGTGctttgttggagcagcagtggcGACAGGTCACGGCAGAGTCCCCCCCATATGCAGAGGGGTCAGTCATCACATCTTCCCCCTGTCTTCAACAACTTACATCCGCCTGCTCCACCCTACAGGCCCCCCGAGGCCCTGAAAGGCAACCATGCTCCCTCGCTTTGCTCCGCTTCCAGCAGTGGCTATAGGCTCAATAACTATGTCTAA